Proteins found in one Alicyclobacillus cycloheptanicus genomic segment:
- the ppdK gene encoding pyruvate, phosphate dikinase has protein sequence MSQWVYPFETGRAADKMLLGGKGANLAEMTRAGLPVPPGFTIGTPACHAFYEQGGALSAEMWSEIETAVHHLEEAAGKQFGGADNPLLVSVRSGAPISMPGMMDTVLNLGLNDETVQGLARRTQNERFAYDCYRRFIQMFGDVVLGLPHYQFEQVLDDVKDSVGVKDDQQMRAEDWQKLIARFRKLVERETGRPFPQNPYEQLRMAIEAVFRSWNNQRAIVYRKIHKISDELGTAVNVQSMVFGNMGEDSGTGVAFTRNPSTGEPGVFGEYLTNAQGEDVVAGIRTPKPIAQLADEMPAIYNQFLQVCDQLERHYKDVQDIEFTVEQGRLYLLQTRSAKRTAEAAVRIAVALVNEGLIDQKTALTRVDPDQIDQLLHPRIDPDHEVDVLATGLPASPGAASGKIVLSADDAEARAKAGEKVLLVRTETTPEDIHGILAAEGILTSRGGMTSHAAVVARGMGKPCVCGCDALQINMRTKTVQIGSHTFREGDVISIDGATGRVLRGEVAHVRPELSEDFRTLLGWADEVRRLEVRANADNPEDAEKARAFGAQGIGLCRTEHMFMAPERVPVVQSMILAKTLEERNAALARLLPMQQGDFYGILKAMDGLPVTIRLLDPPLHEFLPNLEQLVAHQAALQTKLQYVSGLEAEQTQQELEDVSALLGQVRQLHELNPMLGHRGCRLGVTFPEVYEMQARAIFQAAVQLLREGHQPRPEVMIPLVGHREELRRMKELVQRVAAAVAEETGVTVPCIVGTMIEVPRAAVTADEIAQEAEFFSFGTNDLTQTTFGFSRDDAEGKFLHHYTAEKILPENPFAVLDESGVGKLIHLAAELGRGVNPALKLGICGEHGGEKNSIRFCHEQGLHYVSCSPFRVPLARLAAAQAAVAG, from the coding sequence ATGAGTCAGTGGGTATATCCGTTTGAGACGGGCCGGGCGGCAGACAAGATGCTGCTGGGCGGCAAGGGTGCCAACCTGGCGGAGATGACGCGGGCGGGACTGCCTGTGCCGCCGGGCTTCACCATTGGCACGCCGGCCTGCCACGCGTTTTACGAACAAGGCGGTGCGCTCAGTGCAGAGATGTGGTCGGAAATCGAGACAGCGGTCCACCATCTGGAGGAAGCTGCCGGAAAGCAATTTGGGGGCGCAGACAATCCGCTGCTCGTGTCGGTTCGCTCCGGCGCGCCAATTTCCATGCCCGGGATGATGGATACCGTGCTGAACCTGGGGTTGAATGACGAGACGGTTCAAGGCCTGGCAAGACGCACGCAGAACGAGCGGTTTGCTTACGACTGTTACCGCCGGTTCATTCAGATGTTCGGCGACGTGGTGCTTGGTTTGCCGCACTACCAGTTTGAGCAGGTGCTGGATGACGTGAAGGACTCCGTTGGGGTCAAGGATGACCAGCAGATGCGGGCCGAAGACTGGCAAAAGCTCATCGCGCGCTTTCGGAAGCTGGTCGAGCGGGAGACGGGGCGGCCCTTTCCGCAAAACCCGTATGAGCAGCTGCGCATGGCGATTGAGGCGGTTTTCCGGTCCTGGAACAATCAGCGCGCCATCGTCTACCGCAAAATTCATAAAATCTCAGATGAACTGGGCACAGCAGTGAACGTGCAGAGCATGGTGTTCGGCAATATGGGCGAGGACTCGGGCACCGGGGTGGCGTTCACACGCAACCCGTCGACCGGCGAGCCCGGTGTGTTCGGCGAGTACCTGACCAACGCACAAGGCGAAGATGTCGTGGCGGGCATTCGGACGCCCAAGCCCATCGCCCAGCTCGCCGACGAGATGCCTGCGATTTACAACCAGTTCCTGCAAGTCTGCGACCAGCTGGAACGTCACTACAAGGACGTACAGGACATCGAGTTTACCGTCGAACAAGGGCGCCTCTACCTGCTGCAGACGCGCAGCGCCAAACGCACCGCGGAGGCGGCCGTGCGGATTGCCGTCGCGCTGGTGAACGAGGGGTTGATTGACCAGAAAACGGCGTTGACCCGTGTCGATCCCGACCAGATTGACCAGCTCCTGCACCCGCGCATTGACCCAGACCACGAGGTTGACGTGCTGGCGACCGGTTTGCCGGCGTCTCCTGGGGCGGCGTCTGGGAAAATCGTACTCAGCGCGGACGACGCAGAGGCACGGGCCAAGGCGGGCGAAAAGGTGCTGCTGGTGCGAACGGAAACGACGCCGGAGGACATTCACGGCATTCTGGCAGCCGAAGGGATTTTGACCAGCCGCGGCGGCATGACCAGTCACGCGGCGGTCGTCGCCCGCGGGATGGGCAAGCCGTGTGTGTGCGGCTGCGACGCGCTGCAAATCAACATGCGGACCAAGACGGTTCAAATCGGATCGCATACGTTTCGGGAAGGCGACGTGATTTCCATCGACGGTGCTACCGGGCGCGTGCTGCGCGGCGAGGTGGCGCATGTCCGCCCGGAGCTGTCGGAGGACTTCCGAACGCTGCTCGGCTGGGCGGACGAAGTGCGCAGGCTCGAGGTGCGGGCGAACGCCGACAACCCGGAAGACGCCGAAAAAGCCCGTGCGTTCGGTGCACAGGGCATCGGGTTGTGCCGCACAGAGCATATGTTCATGGCACCTGAGCGTGTTCCGGTGGTGCAGTCGATGATTCTGGCGAAGACGCTGGAGGAGCGAAACGCGGCGCTGGCGCGGCTGCTGCCGATGCAGCAAGGCGACTTTTATGGAATTTTGAAGGCCATGGACGGGCTGCCCGTGACCATTCGTCTGCTCGATCCGCCGCTTCATGAGTTTTTGCCGAACCTCGAGCAACTCGTCGCGCACCAGGCGGCTTTGCAGACCAAGCTTCAGTATGTGTCCGGGCTTGAGGCCGAGCAAACCCAGCAGGAGCTGGAAGACGTCAGCGCCCTGCTGGGTCAAGTGCGGCAGCTGCACGAGTTGAACCCGATGCTGGGACACCGCGGGTGTCGCTTAGGGGTGACGTTCCCGGAAGTTTATGAAATGCAGGCCAGGGCCATTTTTCAGGCGGCCGTTCAGCTGCTTCGGGAGGGCCATCAGCCGCGGCCGGAGGTGATGATTCCGCTTGTGGGGCATCGGGAGGAACTGCGGCGCATGAAGGAACTTGTGCAGCGCGTGGCGGCAGCTGTCGCGGAGGAGACCGGGGTAACCGTTCCGTGCATCGTGGGCACGATGATTGAAGTGCCGCGGGCAGCTGTGACAGCGGATGAAATTGCGCAGGAAGCCGAATTTTTCTCGTTTGGCACAAATGATTTGACACAGACCACCTTCGGGTTCAGCCGCGATGACGCGGAAGGGAAGTTCTTGCACCACTACACGGCGGAAAAGATTTTACCGGAGAATCCGTTTGCGGTTCTGGATGAGTCCGGTGTTGGAAAGCTGATTCATCTGGCTGCCGAACTGGGGCGGGGCGTCAATCCGGCGCTGAAGCTGGGCATCTGTGGGGAGCACGGCGGGGAGAAAAATTCCATTCGCTTTTGCCACGAGCAAGGCCTTCATTATGTCAGCTGCTCGCCGTTCCGGGTCCCCTTGGCCCGGCTGGCGGCTGCGCAGGCTGCCGTTGCGGGCTAG